The Diaphorobacter ruginosibacter genome contains a region encoding:
- a CDS encoding PIN domain-containing protein — protein MHTIPFEIPLPKNEADFERMCAQVYGVVFDDRMPKMNGRSGQVQGGVDVFVKEPGIGRVGIQCKKYALKPLKWADVVAEVEKADTQKTAIKKLILATTTLNDAALLKNVHELSDDREANGLFPVEIDFWEDICNHISRYPRLQDSYAPQTPGAAYHRQEASLNSIRELAVEANSRLLEFTGLPIARQDSANRLISDQLDRINNLLKANLYRDALNQLAVIGNDLAPFDAHQKARWYLQKGFGLWCMGEDEEKAAEFFLKSYETFPDDDRMCAAHIRGLMLLKNLDKALVEGKLAQERYPESEHVWCALANVRLLQGLPFQEHDVPVSLKNDADALQFVAEAKLKAGNLEEAVHFSQKAASHPEAGFFGRANALRIAAIYGTRFPVRAMAESIPLDEKKALEFAIEIFQPRHERLWKVQSASIVGAIGHLGFSLLVLHRFTEALSLIEEAEAHGYTSEEILHTRIAALFALEKKEEFLTFTAQKMSDLGLSSLAIVGQFAANEGKLSLLQQTLDAALLFNPVDDETTELLTALRWQTLARTGAQDLAVKEVLSAKVDSQGGLIAVCLAARVLTRAGRHLDAEPMVERARRLVSEQGTEPQKYMLAETLFYAGRYSEAAVYFEQLITPGYLSDLDNRLLDCYIRSQNRRKAKELLSRLPSDWIENDNTRSLAIELGRQVADWSFLRPLAETQLRLHPNLARSWIFKLTTDLHSATPAEFQNDLRRVPELLDGPIDSIAQMARFEFRYGELERAMRRLYRMLRHNLDEPEALSAYFLAIVGAAKELPLMEEELLTVVPGSCVTLEDEFGNVTQYVIDPPDVGELPKRDGYSDLLSAQATALIGSKVGQEVDLPALAFGGKNRYRVTGVQSAYRHLIKVVHERSNMMGGLPDMKMVPVRKDSDGELDLAHMKAEVLRSSSAVRQLLDDYASGRMTLGGLCYIRRRSSTEAVLGWPIDGPPIYVGTGTPEEREKAAEIIRNPDACYVIDAVTLAEFVHLEVQEALQHLPRLFVSTLTKTTLERCLLEAEADQSVATSTEIDGQLAFIEHDARYHARRIQFFKESLDVIERYCEVRPAYGELDDSPLLMKLIEVLHPEEVEVMMLARASNAIVLTLDGRFREILESVAKVSGIWPQTVLMHCAANKLLDPKKLSSATVKQFLLNRSFVSLSGDDLVWMALQGGAYLQQGIQRFKEYLSSNKTDFTSAAAVAFSFLTQISSHNISLPAFGELFEHIVEASMRHPHCPQNFEVDIDQYIADFSESLKTQRYLYDSANWLPTQLVKFQKNYLIQSLANARRRLQEGDDGRPIGVRVLFCSHTPWLAVEKSLPELVERHDAPTLSLASDID, from the coding sequence TTGCACACGATTCCGTTCGAAATTCCACTGCCAAAGAATGAAGCAGACTTTGAGCGTATGTGTGCACAGGTCTATGGCGTCGTCTTTGATGACCGAATGCCCAAGATGAATGGGCGAAGCGGCCAAGTACAGGGTGGTGTTGATGTCTTTGTTAAGGAGCCGGGCATAGGACGAGTGGGCATCCAGTGTAAGAAGTACGCCTTGAAGCCGCTTAAATGGGCAGATGTCGTTGCAGAGGTTGAAAAAGCCGACACGCAAAAAACAGCCATCAAGAAACTCATTCTCGCCACGACCACACTAAACGATGCAGCATTGCTTAAAAATGTCCACGAGCTATCTGATGACCGGGAAGCCAATGGTCTATTTCCCGTCGAAATAGATTTCTGGGAGGATATTTGCAATCACATCAGTCGTTACCCAAGACTACAAGACAGCTACGCACCTCAAACACCAGGTGCGGCCTATCATCGGCAGGAGGCCTCACTCAACAGCATCCGCGAACTTGCAGTCGAAGCTAACTCCAGGTTACTTGAATTCACCGGACTTCCAATAGCTCGCCAAGACTCAGCTAACAGGCTTATCTCGGACCAGCTTGACCGAATAAACAACCTGTTGAAGGCCAACCTCTATCGTGACGCACTGAACCAATTGGCCGTCATAGGCAATGACTTGGCGCCATTCGATGCTCACCAGAAGGCTCGTTGGTACCTGCAAAAAGGGTTTGGCTTGTGGTGCATGGGTGAGGATGAAGAGAAAGCGGCGGAGTTTTTTCTGAAGTCGTATGAAACGTTTCCTGATGATGACCGCATGTGTGCCGCACACATTAGGGGTCTCATGCTGCTGAAGAATCTAGACAAAGCGCTTGTTGAAGGCAAACTAGCTCAAGAGAGGTATCCCGAATCGGAACATGTCTGGTGTGCATTGGCTAACGTGCGGCTGCTTCAGGGTTTGCCGTTTCAGGAGCATGATGTTCCTGTATCCTTGAAGAATGATGCGGATGCTCTTCAATTCGTAGCCGAAGCGAAGCTTAAAGCGGGAAACCTAGAGGAGGCAGTCCACTTCAGTCAAAAGGCGGCATCCCATCCTGAAGCGGGATTTTTTGGTCGCGCAAATGCGCTTCGAATTGCAGCGATTTACGGAACTCGGTTTCCTGTAAGAGCTATGGCCGAATCGATTCCACTCGACGAAAAAAAGGCTCTAGAGTTTGCAATCGAGATATTTCAACCGAGACATGAGCGTCTTTGGAAGGTTCAGTCTGCATCTATCGTGGGAGCAATAGGTCACCTAGGATTTTCACTGCTGGTATTGCATCGATTCACTGAAGCACTTTCTCTAATAGAGGAGGCCGAAGCCCACGGATATACCTCTGAAGAAATACTCCACACAAGGATAGCTGCTCTCTTTGCACTTGAAAAGAAGGAAGAGTTTTTAACCTTTACTGCCCAAAAAATGAGTGATTTGGGTCTGAGCAGTCTCGCCATAGTTGGCCAGTTCGCAGCTAACGAGGGAAAGCTTTCATTGCTCCAGCAAACGTTGGACGCAGCGCTACTTTTTAATCCAGTTGATGATGAAACAACTGAACTTCTAACAGCGCTGAGGTGGCAAACACTAGCACGGACAGGTGCACAAGACTTGGCGGTCAAAGAAGTTCTATCAGCAAAGGTGGATTCGCAAGGTGGCCTGATTGCGGTGTGTCTCGCAGCACGTGTATTGACTCGAGCTGGGCGTCATCTAGATGCGGAACCAATGGTGGAGCGTGCCAGGCGGTTAGTGTCCGAGCAAGGGACAGAACCCCAAAAGTACATGCTCGCCGAGACTCTGTTCTACGCTGGGAGGTATTCCGAGGCAGCAGTTTATTTTGAGCAGTTGATAACGCCAGGCTACCTCTCTGACCTAGATAACAGATTGTTAGATTGCTATATTCGGTCCCAAAACAGGCGAAAAGCAAAAGAGCTATTATCCAGACTCCCCTCTGACTGGATTGAGAACGACAATACTCGTAGTTTAGCAATTGAACTTGGACGTCAGGTCGCGGACTGGAGTTTCCTGCGTCCATTGGCCGAAACGCAATTAAGACTGCACCCGAATCTAGCTCGAAGCTGGATTTTTAAGTTAACGACGGATTTGCACTCTGCGACACCGGCTGAGTTTCAGAATGACCTTCGTAGAGTGCCTGAATTGCTCGATGGGCCAATAGATAGCATCGCCCAAATGGCGAGATTTGAATTTCGGTATGGTGAGTTGGAACGGGCTATGCGGCGACTATATCGAATGCTTCGTCATAACCTGGACGAGCCCGAAGCATTGTCAGCTTACTTTCTGGCCATTGTTGGTGCAGCAAAAGAACTTCCGTTAATGGAGGAGGAATTGCTAACGGTTGTTCCTGGCAGTTGTGTCACTTTGGAGGATGAGTTTGGAAATGTCACGCAGTATGTGATAGACCCTCCAGATGTTGGAGAGCTTCCAAAAAGGGATGGGTACTCGGACCTGCTTTCAGCCCAAGCAACAGCCTTGATTGGCTCGAAGGTTGGTCAAGAAGTAGACCTTCCTGCGCTTGCTTTCGGAGGTAAAAATCGATACCGAGTGACCGGAGTTCAATCAGCGTATCGTCACTTGATAAAGGTCGTTCACGAACGCTCCAATATGATGGGCGGACTGCCAGATATGAAAATGGTCCCCGTAAGAAAGGATAGTGACGGGGAGCTTGACTTGGCGCACATGAAAGCCGAAGTTTTACGGTCGTCTTCCGCTGTGCGGCAACTGCTAGATGACTACGCATCTGGGCGTATGACCTTGGGAGGACTTTGCTACATCCGAAGGCGTAGCTCAACCGAGGCAGTCTTAGGTTGGCCTATAGATGGCCCTCCGATATACGTGGGGACGGGTACTCCTGAAGAACGTGAAAAAGCGGCCGAAATCATCAGAAATCCGGATGCCTGCTATGTGATTGATGCCGTGACGCTGGCTGAGTTTGTCCATCTCGAGGTACAAGAGGCGTTACAGCACTTACCAAGGTTGTTCGTCTCGACGTTGACTAAAACAACACTGGAACGATGTCTTCTGGAGGCAGAAGCCGACCAAAGTGTTGCAACAAGCACAGAGATTGATGGGCAGCTAGCGTTCATCGAGCATGATGCTCGGTACCACGCCAGACGAATTCAATTTTTCAAAGAGTCGCTTGACGTCATCGAACGCTATTGCGAGGTGAGGCCTGCTTATGGTGAATTGGACGATAGCCCTCTCTTGATGAAACTGATTGAAGTACTTCATCCCGAGGAAGTGGAGGTGATGATGCTCGCTAGGGCATCCAACGCAATAGTGCTGACACTGGATGGGCGATTTCGGGAGATTTTGGAGAGCGTGGCAAAGGTATCTGGTATTTGGCCCCAGACTGTCCTAATGCATTGCGCAGCCAATAAATTGCTTGACCCAAAGAAATTATCTTCGGCGACCGTCAAGCAGTTTCTTCTAAATCGCAGCTTTGTTTCGTTAAGCGGCGATGACCTTGTGTGGATGGCATTACAGGGCGGGGCATATTTGCAACAAGGGATTCAGCGCTTTAAGGAATATCTTTCATCTAATAAAACCGATTTTACTTCTGCAGCTGCGGTAGCATTTTCATTTCTCACCCAAATCTCATCACATAACATTTCTCTTCCGGCGTTTGGTGAACTGTTCGAGCATATCGTGGAGGCTTCTATGCGGCACCCTCATTGCCCGCAGAATTTTGAAGTAGACATCGACCAATACATTGCTGATTTCTCCGAATCGCTGAAAACCCAGAGGTACCTATACGACAGTGCCAACTGGCTTCCAACGCAGCTTGTTAAGTTTCAGAAAAATTATCTGATTCAATCATTGGCAAACGCTCGACGCCGATTGCAGGAAGGCGATGACGGCAGACCTATCGGTGTAAGAGTGTTGTTCTGCAGTCATACCCCTTGGCTGGCAGTAGAAAAATCTCTTCCGGAATTAGTGGAGCGGCATGACGCACCAACGCTATCGCTCGCAAGCGATATAGATTAG
- a CDS encoding ArsR/SmtB family transcription factor yields the protein MEQNEVIKALAALAQPVRLQVFRALVVAGGDGLTPGVLSETLGVPANTLSFHLKELVNAGLVTQERISRNLIYRAAYEQMNRVLSFLTENCCQGAACAVELQTDICNKC from the coding sequence ATGGAACAAAATGAAGTCATCAAAGCACTAGCGGCCTTGGCGCAGCCAGTTCGTCTGCAGGTGTTCAGGGCGTTGGTCGTTGCAGGAGGGGATGGTCTCACGCCGGGCGTGCTCTCCGAGACTCTGGGCGTCCCCGCGAACACCCTTTCGTTTCACCTGAAAGAGCTGGTGAATGCCGGTCTGGTAACGCAGGAGCGCATCAGCCGAAACCTCATCTACCGCGCAGCGTACGAGCAAATGAACAGAGTGCTCTCGTTCTTGACTGAAAACTGCTGCCAAGGGGCCGCCTGTGCAGTGGAGCTGCAGACAGACATCTGCAACAAGTGTTGA